A region of the Arenibacter antarcticus genome:
ACAGTTTTAGTTGCGTAGCCTTATCCAAACCATTCCCATTAAAGTTCATCCTGTATAGTACTTCTTTTTATTTACTAATATTTTATAAATGTAACGAAACCCAAAAACAAAGGCGATAATTATTTAAAGAAGATTGCCTTATAATTTATTAACTTTGGGTTATCTAAAAGAAAAAGAAATGAGTGCAATACCAAGTGTAAACTTAGCGGATTTTATTTCAGGCGATCAGGCACGAAAAGAGAAATTTATAAAGGAAATTGGAAATGCCTTTGAAGATATAGGCTTTGTAGCTCTAAGCGGGCATTTTTTATCCGACAAATTAGTTGAAGACCTCTATACCGAAATCAAGGAGTTTTTCAACCTGCCACAAGAAGTTAAGGATAAATATGAAATTGAAGGCATTGGAGGTCAAAGGGGGTATACCTCCTTTGGAAAGGAACATGCAAAAGGCAGAAAGGAAGGGGATCTTAAAGAATTTTGGCATTTTGGACAATACGTAGAAAACGATCCAATATTGGAAAAAGATTACCCAAAGAACGTTGTGGTTAAGGAATTGGATAGGTTTAATGAAGTGGGAAAGGAGACCTATAAAATGCTCGAAAAAACGGCGAAATATGTTTTAAGGGCTTTGGCACTTCATTTAGATTTGGAGGAAACTTACTTTGATAATTATATTAAAAATGGAAATTCTATTTTAAGGCCCATCCATTACCCCCCTATAGAACAAGAACCTAAGAATGCCGTAAGGGCAGCAGCACATGGTGATATTAATTTAATTACGCTTTTAATGGGGGCGCATGGGAAGGGGCTACAGGTGAAAAATAAGAAGGGAGAATGGATAGATGCCATTGCAAGCCCTGATCAATTAATGATCAACGTTGGTGATATGCTTTCGCGACTCAGTAATAATAAACTAAAATCTACCATACACCAAGTTGTAAATCCACCCAGAGAATTATGGGGAACTTCCAGATATTCTGTTCCGTTCTTTATGCACCCGATCAGTGAAATGCCCTTAAATTGTCTTGAAAATTGCATAGATGCCTCTAACCCTAAATTGTATAACGATATTTCAGCGGGCGAATTTTTACATGAACGCTTAGTGGAACTAGGGCTTATTAAAGGATAGATCATCCATTAATTACAAGTATTTATTTTAAATTAGTTGTTTTTAGAACCTCCCAAAATACAAGGTAGATTATCGCTATTGAAGGTTTCTAACCAACTATTATTCATCACTTAATTTTACCCTATAAAGATGGACTTAAAAGAGCAGCTTAAAAATTTATTCCCCGATCATCAAAACATTGATAATGAGGATGGCGCTATAAAGGAAGAGGGAATTTGGCTACAAGATGACCCTATTATCTGTAAGTATGAAAAGAGAAAGGGAAAACCGATTACTATCTTGGAAGGGTATAATGGAGCGGAAAGTGATTTTAAAAAACTAGCAAAGGAATTAAAGACCAAACTGAGCGTAGGTGGGTCTATTAAAGGTGAGACTATAATTTTACAGGGGGATTACCGTGATAGGATAATGGAAATTCTAAAGGATAAAGGATTTAAAGTGAAACGTGTAGGAGGTTAGATTTTTGTTAATTATTTCTTGAACTTAAGATAAAATGCTACATTTATTGGTCACAACCTAAACCACCAAAAAAAAATGAGTTCTCAGTTACACATCACCAATGGCGACAGTTTCACCACGAAATTACGTAACCTAAATTTAGGAGGGGAAATTATTACTTGGCGCGAAATGTTATGCGAAGGTAAAACCGAAACGAATGTGGGAAGCGAATCCTTTTGGAAAACTAGATTCGAATTTCTCAACAAGAATTACAAGGTTACCAAATCTTGGTTTATAGAAAAAACCCTCAAGGAATACCGATCGTTATGTAACCACAAGCAAGAAGATCATATAGTGCTTTGGTTTGAATACGATCTGTTTTGTCAAATTAATATGTTGGCAGTAATCTCTTGGCTAAAAAGCAACAGACCCTTTGCCGAGATCTCAATGGTTTGCTGTGGCGAGGAAGATGATTCGGATACGCTATATGGCCTGAACGACCTTAGTGATGAGCAAATCCTAAACTTATATAACCACCGCACCTATTTAAACCAAGACGATGTGGAATATGCAGATTATGTATGGCAGTTATACTGTAGCGACAATCCTATACGTCTAGAAAATTTAAAGGATTTCAGTAGTTTTCAATTCACCTACTTAGAATCGGCAATTAGAGCACATTTGATGCGTTTCCCGAGCATAAAAAATGGATTGAACGAAGTGGAGAACAATATATTGCGATTGGCAAATAGCGCCAATCCCAAGTCTAAATCGGAATTAATGGCCACGGTCTTAAAGAACCAAGGGCGTTATGGATTTGGGGACACGCAGTATGACCGACTTTTTGTTAAATTGAAGCCCATGTTTAAATCATTTAAACCAGTTAAACTTTCCAAAACAGGGAATGATATTTTGGTAGGTAAAACGAGTTATTATTCCTGTATTCAAGAAAATGATGTTTTCTTGGGAGGCGCTTTAAAATATAGCTTCTTATACAATACGGATACCGACCGAATACTTAAATTATAAAATGAACCTAAGTGCGTCTGAACTTGTCCTTAATCCTGACAAAAGTGTATATCACCTAAATTTATTGCCCGAAGAACTAGCCGAAACCGTTATTACGGTGGGTGATCCCGATAGGGTCCCCCTAGTTTCTCAGTATTTTGACTCCATAGAAGTAAAAAAAAACAAACGGGAATTCCACTCCCACACCGGGCGAATTGGTCAAAAACGAATTACGGTTTTATCTACGGGGATTGGGACCGATAATATCGATATTGTACTAAATGAACTTGATGCACTGGTGAATATCGACTTTGACAGTAGGTCCGTCAAGACAACTAAAATAGTATTAGATATCATACGCATAGGTACTTCAGGCGCTATTCAACCACATATCCCCATACACTCCTATCTGATGAGCGAATATGCTATCGGATTGGATAGCTTGCTTCATTTTTATGATAGTCAACATGTTCAGCATCCTGAAATTCAACAGGCATTTTTATCCCATACCAATTGGCTAAAAGACAAATCTACTCCCTATGTTGTGGAATGTGACAGGGAATTGGCTCAAAAATTTGCTTCAAAACAATTGTTACCTGGTTTTACAGCTACCAATGTTGGGTTTTACGGCCCGCAAGGCAGAGTCCTTAGATTGCCACTTCAAGATAAAGCTATCAACGATAAATTGGCTAGCTTTAATTATCAGGGAATGCAAATAACTAATTTGGAGATGGAGACCGCAGGCATTTACGGCCTCGCCAAACTATTAGGGCACCGAGCATTGTCCCTAAATTGTATATTAGCCAATAGGTGTAACGGGGAATTTTCAACCAATCCAGAAAAGGCTACCCAAGGATTGATAGCCTATGCATTAGAACGAATCACTGATAATTAATATATGTTTAAATCTGATTGTAAACACATTACTGCATTCTAATTATAGCATAGGTTTAGACATTACGCCAAACTATAATTTAAATATTAACGATTAAATAGATTTTTGAATTGAAAAAAGTAAGTATAATAGGTGTCCCTGAACATTTTAATTTCCCATGGCAATTAGCTATTGAGGAAGGCGCCTTTAAGTCTAGAGGAATTAAGTTGGAATGGACGGATATTCCTGAAGGAACAGGGAAAATGGCACAGATGTTAAAAGATGGTGAGGCAGATTTGGCCATTATTTTAACCGAAGGTGTTGTAAAGAGTATTTCCGAGGGCAATCCTGTTAAAATTGTTCAAGAATTTATAGCCAGTCCATTACTATGGGGAATTCATGTTGCACATACCAGCGATTACGTCCGTTTAGAAGACCTAGAAGGTAAAACCGCAGCGATTAGTAGGTTTGGCAGTGGCAGTCATTTAATGGCCTATGTAAACGGAAAAAACAACAATTGGAATACCGAGGAATTAAAATTTCAGGTAGTAGATAATTTGGAAGGTGCAGTTGATGCTCTTAGCAATGGCACAGCTGATTACTTTATGTGGGAACGTTTTACCACAAAACCCTTGGTAGATCAGCAGGTGTTTAGAAGGTTAACCGACTGCCCTACTCCATGGCCCTGTTTTGTAGTGGCAGCAACGGACAAATTTATTGCCGAGCATCCAGGCACCTTGGCCCACATACTAGAGGTCATTAATGTATACACCGAAGATTTTAAAGGAATCCCGAGTATCGACAAAACAATTGCAAACACTTATGGACAACAATTAGAAGATATACAGCATTGGCTTTCCCTGACTAGGTGGAGCGACAAAAATCTTAAGGAAACTACATTAAACTCGGTGCAAAATACCTTATTGGATCTTAAGCTGATAGATAAGAGATTGCCTTCCGACCAAATACTTTACGCTAAGAAATAGGCTGCTACAAACTGTTTTTGGTATTTTGATTATTGGTTAAAAAAAGTTTTGATCACTTTTCTAAAGTTGATATCCGATGACGGTTTGTGGAGGCACCCCTTAACTTGGGGATACGACAATGCCTTATAGGTAAGCTCTTCAGTGCCATTTGCCGTAAGTATGGCAATTATAATTTTTTCCTTTTCCTCTTGCCTAAAAAGTATATCAAATGCCTGTAAAAACTGCCATCCATTCATCATGGGCATTTCAACATCTAATATCAATAAAAAAGAACCACTTTCTATTTCATTTATCTGGGCCTCAATAAAATCCAATGCCCTATGCCCATCAATCACAGTATTTATGTCAAGGTTAGGGATTA
Encoded here:
- a CDS encoding isopenicillin N synthase family oxygenase, producing the protein MSAIPSVNLADFISGDQARKEKFIKEIGNAFEDIGFVALSGHFLSDKLVEDLYTEIKEFFNLPQEVKDKYEIEGIGGQRGYTSFGKEHAKGRKEGDLKEFWHFGQYVENDPILEKDYPKNVVVKELDRFNEVGKETYKMLEKTAKYVLRALALHLDLEETYFDNYIKNGNSILRPIHYPPIEQEPKNAVRAAAHGDINLITLLMGAHGKGLQVKNKKGEWIDAIASPDQLMINVGDMLSRLSNNKLKSTIHQVVNPPRELWGTSRYSVPFFMHPISEMPLNCLENCIDASNPKLYNDISAGEFLHERLVELGLIKG
- a CDS encoding translation initiation factor gives rise to the protein MDLKEQLKNLFPDHQNIDNEDGAIKEEGIWLQDDPIICKYEKRKGKPITILEGYNGAESDFKKLAKELKTKLSVGGSIKGETIILQGDYRDRIMEILKDKGFKVKRVGG
- a CDS encoding DUF1835 domain-containing protein — encoded protein: MSSQLHITNGDSFTTKLRNLNLGGEIITWREMLCEGKTETNVGSESFWKTRFEFLNKNYKVTKSWFIEKTLKEYRSLCNHKQEDHIVLWFEYDLFCQINMLAVISWLKSNRPFAEISMVCCGEEDDSDTLYGLNDLSDEQILNLYNHRTYLNQDDVEYADYVWQLYCSDNPIRLENLKDFSSFQFTYLESAIRAHLMRFPSIKNGLNEVENNILRLANSANPKSKSELMATVLKNQGRYGFGDTQYDRLFVKLKPMFKSFKPVKLSKTGNDILVGKTSYYSCIQENDVFLGGALKYSFLYNTDTDRILKL
- a CDS encoding nucleoside phosphorylase, which produces MNLSASELVLNPDKSVYHLNLLPEELAETVITVGDPDRVPLVSQYFDSIEVKKNKREFHSHTGRIGQKRITVLSTGIGTDNIDIVLNELDALVNIDFDSRSVKTTKIVLDIIRIGTSGAIQPHIPIHSYLMSEYAIGLDSLLHFYDSQHVQHPEIQQAFLSHTNWLKDKSTPYVVECDRELAQKFASKQLLPGFTATNVGFYGPQGRVLRLPLQDKAINDKLASFNYQGMQITNLEMETAGIYGLAKLLGHRALSLNCILANRCNGEFSTNPEKATQGLIAYALERITDN
- a CDS encoding substrate-binding domain-containing protein encodes the protein MKKVSIIGVPEHFNFPWQLAIEEGAFKSRGIKLEWTDIPEGTGKMAQMLKDGEADLAIILTEGVVKSISEGNPVKIVQEFIASPLLWGIHVAHTSDYVRLEDLEGKTAAISRFGSGSHLMAYVNGKNNNWNTEELKFQVVDNLEGAVDALSNGTADYFMWERFTTKPLVDQQVFRRLTDCPTPWPCFVVAATDKFIAEHPGTLAHILEVINVYTEDFKGIPSIDKTIANTYGQQLEDIQHWLSLTRWSDKNLKETTLNSVQNTLLDLKLIDKRLPSDQILYAKK
- a CDS encoding response regulator produces the protein MNYTKLKSVLLVDDDGITNMLNQLFLKKLIPNLDINTVIDGHRALDFIEAQINEIESGSFLLILDVEMPMMNGWQFLQAFDILFRQEEKEKIIIAILTANGTEELTYKALSYPQVKGCLHKPSSDINFRKVIKTFFNQ